AATTTAAAGTAGATGTGGGGCAAAAACTTCAAAAATATTTCAAAACAAAAACCTTGTTTGAAATTGATATTCAAATGTAGTAATAAAATCGACTAAGTCACAATAAAATCGACGAAATGCGTGTTTTTTATATAAAACAATGTATTTATCTTACATTAAGGAGATAATCTGTCTATCTTCCAAGAATAATCTTCTTGACTCGTATACCGTATTCTATCATGCAATCGATTTGGTCTTCCTTGCCAAAATTCGACTTCAAACGGAACAACTAGATATCCTCCCCAATGTTTAGGTCTTGGAATTACAATCCCTTCATAATCATTTTCTAATTGTTTTAAGTTTTCTTCCAAAAAATCTCGTGAAGGTACTACTTCGCTCTGATTAGATACTATTGCGCCTAACTTACTCCCTGTTGGTCTAGAATCAAAATAACCATCTGATATGTTTTCAGAAGTTTTTTGAGCGATACCTTTTATTATTACTTGGCGTTCCATACTTGACCAAAAAAACGATAGACATATATTAGGATTGTTTTCTATAGCCCTTCCCTTTTCTGAATTGTAATTAGTATAGAAAATAAATCCTTCCTCATTAAATTTCTTTAATAAGACAACTCTTGATTTTGGGAAACCATCTACTCCTATTGTAGCAACAGTCATAGCATTAACCTCTTCATTTCCACCAAAATCTTCTACTTCATGAAACCATCTATTAAAAAGATTAATAGGATCCTCTGGAATATTGGATTCTAATAATTCACTTTTATTATATGATTTTCTATAATTACTTAAATCTTTCATGTTCACTAGTATTTCAACCTATTATACCTTAGTCCAATAGTATTGTTTATAATATATCTTTCAAATTAAAAATCAAATGATGCGCCATCATCAGCCAGAAGTACATTAGGGAAAATTTGCGAAGCTTCTTCTTTGAATTGACTTAATCCGTCATATCTAGTAGAATAATGCCCTAAAACAAGTTGTTTTACGTTTGCCTTCAAAGCAATTTTAGCGGCGTCCTGTGCTGTAGAATGCAATGTTTTTTGAGCCAAAGTTTCTTCTGATTGTAAGAACGTTGATTCGTGATATAAAATATCTACATTTTCAATTATGGGAACAATTGCTTCGTTATAAACCGTATCAGAACAAAATGCATAGCTCTTGGCAGGAAGGGGATCAAAAGTTAACTCCCCATTTTTAATAATTCTACCATCTTCTAGAGTAATGTCTTTCCCGTTTTTTATATTTTGATAATAACAACTATCTATTTCGTAATTCTGAACTGCATCTACATTTAGTTTTCGCTCTCCTATTTTTTCTTGGAACAAAAAACCATTTGTATAAATTCTATGTTTTAAAGGTATTGTTTTGACTAAAACCTTTTCATCTTCATAAATTACTTCGCTCCCATCCGATTCTAATTCATGAAAAAACAAATTGTAATTAGTCCATGAATTTGACAAACGCAATTGAAGTTTTATGATTTCTTTTATTCCTTTTGGGCCGTATAGGTGTAAATCTGTTACTCTATTAAGTAATGTAAAAGTAGAAATTAAACCAATCAGTCCAAAAAAATGATCTCCATGCAAATGGGAAATGAAAATATGATTGATTTTTGAAAACCTAATTTTGTTTTTACGCAATTGTACTTGCGTTCCTTCGCCACAATCGATTAAAAAAAGTCT
Above is a window of Flavobacterium sp. 123 DNA encoding:
- the pdxH gene encoding pyridoxamine 5'-phosphate oxidase, with the translated sequence MKDLSNYRKSYNKSELLESNIPEDPINLFNRWFHEVEDFGGNEEVNAMTVATIGVDGFPKSRVVLLKKFNEEGFIFYTNYNSEKGRAIENNPNICLSFFWSSMERQVIIKGIAQKTSENISDGYFDSRPTGSKLGAIVSNQSEVVPSRDFLEENLKQLENDYEGIVIPRPKHWGGYLVVPFEVEFWQGRPNRLHDRIRYTSQEDYSWKIDRLSP
- a CDS encoding ribonuclease Z, translating into MKLTILGCYAATPRTFTNPTSQLLEIRNRLFLIDCGEGTQVQLRKNKIRFSKINHIFISHLHGDHFFGLIGLISTFTLLNRVTDLHLYGPKGIKEIIKLQLRLSNSWTNYNLFFHELESDGSEVIYEDEKVLVKTIPLKHRIYTNGFLFQEKIGERKLNVDAVQNYEIDSCYYQNIKNGKDITLEDGRIIKNGELTFDPLPAKSYAFCSDTVYNEAIVPIIENVDILYHESTFLQSEETLAQKTLHSTAQDAAKIALKANVKQLVLGHYSTRYDGLSQFKEEASQIFPNVLLADDGASFDF